From a region of the Opisthocomus hoazin isolate bOpiHoa1 chromosome 21, bOpiHoa1.hap1, whole genome shotgun sequence genome:
- the FAM20A gene encoding pseudokinase FAM20A yields MPGPRRDRPAVLLLLGALLAADLYFHLWPRARRELAAGERGGGPGCPCRPAAPRSPSRGRAGSALRRLFAHPLYRAAGPAEPLLPARQALRYYRRKAARWNRRHRLYREELNLTSPSAPLPLRPEASWLQFHLGISRDGLYPRSSPTINQLLRDMQEFTTISADYSQDEKALLGACDCSQIVKPSGVHLKLVLRFQDFGKAMFKPMRQKREEETPEDFFYFVDFQRHNAEIAAFHLDRILDFRRVPPTVGRLINVTKEILEVTKNEILQSVFFVSPASNVCFFAKCPYMCKTEYAVCGNPHLLEGSLSAFLPSLNLAPRLSIPNPWIRSYSFDGKEEWEVNPLYCNTVREIYPYSNGNRLLNIVDMAIFDFLIGNMDRHHYEMFTKFGDDGFLLHLDNARGFGRHSHDETSILAPLSQCCIIKRTTLLRLQLLAEPEYRLSDVMRESLLQDRLAPVLTEPHLLALDRRLQLILKAVRKCIDTYGEAKVVANDTMQPEAPVSDRVKLTT; encoded by the exons atgccggggccgcgccgggaccGCCcggccgtgctgctgctgctcggggctctgctggcgGCCGATCTCTATTTCCACCTCTGGCCCAGGGCGCGGAGGGAGCTGGCGGcgggggaacggggcggggggccgggctgtccgtgccgccccgccgccccccgctctCCGTCCCGCGGCCGCGCCGGCTCCGCGCTGCGCCGGCTCTTCGCGCACCCGCTGTAccgagccgccggccccgccgagccgctGCTGCCCGCCCGCCAAGCCCTCCGCTACTACCGGCGGAAGGCGGCTCGCTGGAACAG GCGACACAGGCTCTACAGGGAGGAGCTGAACCTGACGTCCCCATCAGCACCGCTGCCGCTCCGGCCGGAGGCCAGCTGGCTCCAGTTCCACCTGGGCATCAGCCGGGATGGGCTCTACCCACGCTCCAGCCCCACCATCAACCAGCTCCTCCGGGACATGCAGGAGTTCACCACTATCAGTGCCG ACTACAGCCAGGACGAGAAGGCGCTGCTGGGAGCCTGCGACTGCAGCCAGA TCGTGAAGCCCAGCGGCGTGCACCTGAAGCTGGTCCTCAGGTTCCAGGATTTTGGGAAAGCCATGTTCAAGCCCATGAG GCAGAAACGTGAGGAAGAGACTCCTGAGGATTTCTTCTACTTCGTTGACTTCCAGAGGCACAATGCAGAGATCGCCGCCTTCCACCTGGACAG GATCCTGGATTTCCGGAGAGTCCCGCCCACAGTTGGGAGGTTGATCAACGTCACCAAGGAGATCCTGGAGGTCACCAAGAACGAGATCCTGCAGAGCGTCTTTTTTGTCTCACCAG cCAGCAACGTTTGTTTCTTTGCCAAGTGCCCGTACATGTGCAAGACGGAGTACGCGGTGTGTGGGAACCCTCACCTCCTGGAAGGGTCCCTCTCTGCCTTCCTGCCCTCCCTCAACCTGGCGCCACGACTCTCCATCCCAAACCCATGGATCCGGTCCTACTCGTTTGACGGAAAAGAGGA GTGGGAAGTGAATCCGCTCTACTGCAACACGGTGAGGGAGATCTACCCCTACAGCAATGGCAATCGGCTGCTCAACATCGTTGACATGGCCATATTTGACTTCCTAATAG GGAACATGGACCGTCACCACTATGAAATGTTCACCAAGTTTGGGGACGACGGCTTCCTCTTACATCTGGACAATGCCAGAGG GTTTGGGCGGCATTCCCATGACGAAACCTCCATCCTGGCCCCGCTCTCCCAGTGCTGCAT AATAAAGAGGACAACGCTATTACGACTCCAGCTCTTGGCCGAGCCCGAATACCGGCTCAGCGATGTGATGAGGGAATCCCTCCTGCAGGACCGCCTGGCCCCTGTCCTCACCGAACCCCATCTCTTGGCTTTAGACAGACGGTTACAGCTTATCCTGAAAGCTGTGAGGAAATGCATAGACACCTATGGAGAAGCCAAGGTGGTGGCCAATGACACCATGCAGCCCGAGGCGCCCGTGTCCGACAGAGTGAAGCTGACCACTTAA